The sequence CGCATCTTTTGGGGTGTGCTGGTCATTCTGTTATTCAGACACCGACTCTGGACGAATTGGCGCGAAGCGGCGTGCGTTTTTCCAATTGTTATGCCGAATGTCCGGTGTGTATTCCGGCGCGGCGCACGTTGATGACGGGTACCACGCCGCGAACCCACGGGGATCGCGTGTTTAAAGAGACACTCGAAATGCCCGATATACCAACTCTGGCGCAGACCTTTCGCAATGCGGGTTATCAGGCGTATGCCGTGGGCAAGTTGCATGTGTTTCCGCAGCGGGACCGCATTGGATTTGACGATGTGATTTTAGACGAGGAGGGGCGCACGCAGTACGGAGTTCTCGACGATTACGAGCTTTTTTTAGGCGATCAGGGCTATGCGGGCCAGCATTTTAATCACGGCATGAGCAATAACGAGTATGGCGCAGTGCCCTGGCATTTGCCCGACGAGACTCATGCGACGAATTGGGCGACTCAAAATATGGCGAGATTTATTAAAAGGCGAGATCCCACGCGCCCTTCGTTCTGGTTTATTTCCTATCGGCATCCACATCCACCGATTGTGCCGTTGCAGAAGTACCTGGATTTTTATCGGGATATGGAGATGGATACGCCGTTTATGGGAGATTGGGTTCGGTCTGGAGGTCTTCCCTATAGTCTCCAATCGATGACTGCGCGGGGAGACAAGCACAGTGCAGTGCAAATCGAGATGGCGCGGCGTGCGTTTTATGCCCTGTGTACCCATATTGACCACAGCCTGCGCGTGCTGATTGGCACGCTGAGGGAGGAAGGCTTGCTCGATAATACGATTATTTGTTTTACGTCGGATCACGGCGATATGTTGGGCAATCACAATATGCTGGCGAAGCGGCTTTTCTACGAGGGTTCGGCCAATATTCCGATGGTTTTGCTCGGTACGGCTGGCGATGAGCGGGTCGGGTTCAATCGCGTGGATGATCGCCTGGTGGGGTGGCAAGATGTGATGCCCACGTTGCTGGATCTGGCGGGTATAGATATTCCCGATACTGTGGAGGGGATGTCGATGGTTGGCGAGCAGAAGCGGGATTGGTTTTACGGCGAGGTTGGCGAAGATGCCCACGCGACGCGGATGATTTGCGATGGCCGCTACAAGTTGATTTACTATTCTGTGGGAAATTACCGGCAGCTTTTTGATCTAAAAAACGATCCCTGTGAACTCGTGGATTTGTCGTCTGATCCGCAACATGCCGAGATTCTGACGC is a genomic window of Gemmatimonadota bacterium containing:
- a CDS encoding sulfatase-like hydrolase/transferase, with translation MSVQPNVLLISTDHWPAHLLGCAGHSVIQTPTLDELARSGVRFSNCYAECPVCIPARRTLMTGTTPRTHGDRVFKETLEMPDIPTLAQTFRNAGYQAYAVGKLHVFPQRDRIGFDDVILDEEGRTQYGVLDDYELFLGDQGYAGQHFNHGMSNNEYGAVPWHLPDETHATNWATQNMARFIKRRDPTRPSFWFISYRHPHPPIVPLQKYLDFYRDMEMDTPFMGDWVRSGGLPYSLQSMTARGDKHSAVQIEMARRAFYALCTHIDHSLRVLIGTLREEGLLDNTIICFTSDHGDMLGNHNMLAKRLFYEGSANIPMVLLGTAGDERVGFNRVDDRLVGWQDVMPTLLDLAGIDIPDTVEGMSMVGEQKRDWFYGEVGEDAHATRMICDGRYKLIYYSVGNYRQLFDLKNDPCELVDLSSDPQHAEILTRLTALLIGELYGEDEKWVEDGQLVGLPDRPYHPGPNRGLTSQRGQHWPPPPKSDMPQIQWHA